In the Helicobacter typhlonius genome, one interval contains:
- a CDS encoding transcriptional regulator: MPTSESFKDFVLENLKSALEDTPYHFSAKKMFGEYCIYVIDRGESVPKPIFLLCDEMLFVKQFEILKPLLESAPLGFPYAGAKESYILDVDSYTTLREVVLTLAPTLPMPKPKKPKKNKA, from the coding sequence ATGCCCACAAGTGAGAGCTTTAAGGATTTTGTGTTAGAGAATCTTAAAAGCGCATTAGAGGATACACCTTATCACTTTAGCGCTAAAAAGATGTTTGGCGAATACTGCATTTATGTGATTGATAGGGGTGAGAGTGTGCCTAAGCCTATTTTCTTGCTTTGTGATGAGATGCTTTTCGTCAAGCAATTTGAAATTCTAAAGCCCCTTTTAGAATCCGCCCCGCTTGGATTTCCTTACGCGGGGGCAAAGGAATCTTATATCCTTGATGTGGATTCTTATACGACTTTAAGAGAAGTTGTGCTTACCCTTGCTCCCACTCTGCCTATGCCAAAGCCCAAAAA